The region TCGATGATTAAAATAAAAAACATTCTGTAAATAATCGCATACCATACAAGTCTGAATTCTTCTTTCTCTACAGCTACACAATATAGTGCAGTTACAAGATCCAAGATCGCCAATCCCGCCCACCAGAAAAAAATCAGGTGAGAAAACCCAAACAGTAATGCTGCAAAAATAAAAAAAGCATTAGCAGCAATATTCATTGTTGGCCATATCAGCGCTTCATAAGACATCACCCAAAGAATAAAAGCTTGACCAAAATGTGTAGCCGGACTAAGCATAATTTTTTTGTGTTTTCTGATCGATTGCAATATTCCTCTTGTCCATCTGTATCTTTGTTTTAATAACTGCTGCAAAGTAACCGGTGCTTCAGTGTATGATATCGACTTCGGCTCATAATAAATTTTCCAACCTTTTGACAGAAGTTTTAATGTTAAATCAGCATCTTCTGCATAAGTATCACTCGAATAAAATCCTGCCTGTTCAATGGCAGCTTTTCTAAATACTCCAATTGGTCCCGGGATTATATTAACATATCTGAAGTAACTTTGAGCACTTCTTGCCATATTTAATCCCTCAATATATTCAAGAGCCTGCAGATCTGTAAAGAATCTTTTTCTGTTTTGAACTTTAACATTTCCTGCGACAGCACCTATCTTAGGATCTTTAAAGTGTCTTACTGCAACTTTTATTGATTCAGGAGATAACTGAGAATCACCATCCATACAAAGGACATAATCTGCTTTTGAATAAAATATTCCTGCATTCAATGCTCTTGCCTTACCAAGATTAGGCTGATTGATTAAAGAAACTAAAACCTTTCCATAAAGAGCATCCTGAAACCCTACCATTGATTCTGCAATTTGTTTTGTATCATCTGTAGAACCGTCATTGACGATAATAATTTCGTAATTGAAATAATCCAGTTTCAATAATGAAGAAATTGAATCACGAATAATCTTTCCTTCGTTATACACCGGAACTATAATTGAAACAAAAGGCGCAAATCCATTTACAGACGAAAATGTATATTCGTTTATATACAAATACGCTGAGATAAGAATTGCAAAATATCTTACCAGAAGGATAAAGAGAAAAATTACCAGAGCAACAATTATCGAGTATTCAAATAGTGAACTATATGATAGTATAGTGTATGGTAAAGAATAAATGATAATCAGAATAAGCAGTAAAGACATAATTCCGCTTATAAGAATCCTTCGTAAATACTTCTGCTCTAGATTTTCTCCTTTTTTTTCTTCCTCACGGTTTGAAATAGTTATTACAGCACGCTCTACGATTTGGTTAAACTTCATTTCTCCGAAAGATGGTTTTGCAAAAATTTTTCAATAACAATGCCATTAAACCGATTTTTTACAGTTTTTTTTCACACAGAATTTCTACCAAAATATTACCAATTTTAGATTTTGATTTGAATTGTATCATTATCAAACAGCGACAAAAATTGCAGCACTATTAATTTTTTAATGAGATTACAGACTCCAAATTAAACTTCCAGAAATGGAATTAGAGCGATAACCTGTTCCAGATCTGAATGAACTACCCGTCAAAAATCTTGCTTGAAACATCAGTGATTTAATAATCAAATAATCAAACTCTGCATAAAATTCGGATAATAGATAATTATTTTCAGGAATTATTCCGCCCTTTCCGCCAATTGTAAATCGCACTTCTTCATCTTTATACAAACTCCAATCAGCCCAAAGAGAATGGGATTCGAAGTTTTTCGGACTCCAGTATAATGAAACAGTGTTATCAAAATCAAAATAGAAATATTCATAACCGGCACTAAGATCACTTTCAAACTCTTTCCCTAATCTTAACTGTAGTTGGTTACCTGAATTTTTATCAGAAAGATCAAAGTATTGAAACTTACCAGAGATAATTAATTTATTTCTGAATTTATATGAACCTATTACACCAAGATGATTTACACTTATCCGATTGTTGACCAGAAAAGGAGAGTAGAGAATAAATACTGCATCTGAATAATTTGCAAATGCTGTAAAATCAAATATATCTTTTTTACTGGCTGATAATTTGATTTCATATAAATCAGAGTTCTTATCATCAATAAATCTATTCTGTCCAATTGAAGCTGAACCTGAAATAAATCTATTGACTTTGAAGTACGCAATACCCTTAAACTGATTGAATCTTACATTAAAATCTTTAGAAGAAAGCGTACCTGCAGAACCCGAAAGACCAAGGCTTAAGAAGTTTGTAACTCCCAAATCGAAACCAAGACCAATATTTGAATATTTGAAGTTTGTATTATCATTGAAATATGCTGCTCTAGGAATTAATTGTATATAAGTAGGAAATTGAGCAAAAGAAAATTCTCCTGTACCATCAATCCAACCTAACCTGGTTCTTATAATATGAGAGTTTGGTGATTCTTTCAGCAGATCTTCATAAATAATTTTTGCTGTTTCTGTCTGGTGATTCTGCAAATAAGCATCACCCAGCAGCATTTTGGTTTCTACATCTCCAGGATTATTGGTATGTAGATCTATAAATTCCTTTAATGCTAAGCTTGAATCGCCTGACCATAAATACAACTTTGCAAGCTTTTTTCTGATTTCATAATCAGGCTTATTTTTTAAAAGCTCTTTATAAATCGATATTGCTTTGTCCTTCTGATTATTAAGGATATAAATATCTGCAAGTTCCATTTTAACATTTGAATTTGAATCAACAGAAGATAAGTAATCATTAAAAAGTTTAATTGCAGAATTATAATTTTTATCAGCAGCCAAAAATCTTGCTTCATCAAGTTTTGCAAATAATTTTTTCTCTTCAACATTCATTTGAATGATATAATAATCCTGCAGTAATTTTTTATACTCTCTTGAAGTGCTGTCAATTTTTGAAATTTCGTTAACAATCTCACTAAAACTATTAAAATCAGAATTTGTTAAATACACATTTGCCAATCCAATCATAGCCTCATAATTAAGCGGATCAACCATAAGTACTTTTTCATAAAGAGATTTTATTTTAATCGGGTCAGCATTTAACCAGTAATTTAACTTAGCTGCTAATAACAAGTACTCAACTTTGTTCTTTCCCTGTTTAATAAGAGATTCAACTTCGTCCAGTGCTTCACATAGATTATTCTGCCACATTAAAACCTGAGCTACATTAAACCTAACTTCATTATCTGAAGGATCAAGATTCAAATATCTTTTATATAATTTAATTGAATTATCATATTCTTGTTTATAAGAATAATATTTTGCAAGCTCTAATAATGCTGTTTTATTATCAGGATTCTTACTTAAAATATCCTCGTAGTATTTAACCTTATCCGAATAGTAAGAATTGCTCAGCATTAAAATTCTTTCAGACAGTTCAACATTCCTTTGCAGATTATTTGTATTTA is a window of Ignavibacterium sp. DNA encoding:
- a CDS encoding glycosyltransferase; this translates as MKFNQIVERAVITISNREEEKKGENLEQKYLRRILISGIMSLLLILIIIYSLPYTILSYSSLFEYSIIVALVIFLFILLVRYFAILISAYLYINEYTFSSVNGFAPFVSIIVPVYNEGKIIRDSISSLLKLDYFNYEIIIVNDGSTDDTKQIAESMVGFQDALYGKVLVSLINQPNLGKARALNAGIFYSKADYVLCMDGDSQLSPESIKVAVRHFKDPKIGAVAGNVKVQNRKRFFTDLQALEYIEGLNMARSAQSYFRYVNIIPGPIGVFRKAAIEQAGFYSSDTYAEDADLTLKLLSKGWKIYYEPKSISYTEAPVTLQQLLKQRYRWTRGILQSIRKHKKIMLSPATHFGQAFILWVMSYEALIWPTMNIAANAFFIFAALLFGFSHLIFFWWAGLAILDLVTALYCVAVEKEEFRLVWYAIIYRMFFILIIDICKTMSTIEEFLGIRMTWGKLERSTSGKSGKIVVNTVGN
- a CDS encoding tetratricopeptide repeat protein, with translation MKSFYSPQFFLIIFLISPFIFPQSQDPEKFKSEALQLMDYGRYGEAIDQLNKYVSAVPTSAEGFNLRGVCYEKRGNFEYAVYDFRTAKKLKPHDKEVNSNLNRAISNWYKILYNKIEGHKREIAIDPNSAKNYLEIGKCFKHLGNWSEAEVWYDLYLEKESASADEIIRYSEILAKNNQLVKGEKILKIYTEKYQDDHRLLSRYGYFLLWLGKNKSAVDAFTKSLEIRPFFKEAIDGLDMAKGKAYVYSINDTTVRYNYGIAPESKEYIIDKYYRLLKSNPEDYDTRYKLTEELLKANRFEEAKDQFKVLALNTNNLQRNVELSERILMLSNSYYSDKVKYYEDILSKNPDNKTALLELAKYYSYKQEYDNSIKLYKRYLNLDPSDNEVRFNVAQVLMWQNNLCEALDEVESLIKQGKNKVEYLLLAAKLNYWLNADPIKIKSLYEKVLMVDPLNYEAMIGLANVYLTNSDFNSFSEIVNEISKIDSTSREYKKLLQDYYIIQMNVEEKKLFAKLDEARFLAADKNYNSAIKLFNDYLSSVDSNSNVKMELADIYILNNQKDKAISIYKELLKNKPDYEIRKKLAKLYLWSGDSSLALKEFIDLHTNNPGDVETKMLLGDAYLQNHQTETAKIIYEDLLKESPNSHIIRTRLGWIDGTGEFSFAQFPTYIQLIPRAAYFNDNTNFKYSNIGLGFDLGVTNFLSLGLSGSAGTLSSKDFNVRFNQFKGIAYFKVNRFISGSASIGQNRFIDDKNSDLYEIKLSASKKDIFDFTAFANYSDAVFILYSPFLVNNRISVNHLGVIGSYKFRNKLIISGKFQYFDLSDKNSGNQLQLRLGKEFESDLSAGYEYFYFDFDNTVSLYWSPKNFESHSLWADWSLYKDEEVRFTIGGKGGIIPENNYLLSEFYAEFDYLIIKSLMFQARFLTGSSFRSGTGYRSNSISGSLIWSL